In Hwangdonia lutea, a single window of DNA contains:
- a CDS encoding alkaline phosphatase family protein, whose translation MKLQLKYYVFLTLTIAFSFSEIKAQNKVLILGIDGCRPDALLAAKTPHLDNLWKNGAYSFKAKTDDLSWSGVCWTGMLTGVWKDKHKVMGNQYLNPNIKEYPHFFNLAKQQQPDLRTYSIANWSPVHKILQYNDATVVKHKPTDGLVTKSVVKTLKNEDVDVMFVHLDNVDHAGHKYGYAIDNSKYIKSIEKTDKKIGRIVKALQKRKNYANENWLILVSTDHGGSGTNHGKAIPEHTTIFYIASGKDVEKGEIKKQVYVIDVAVTALKHLNIDLKEAWNLDGNVSGLK comes from the coding sequence ATGAAATTACAATTAAAATACTACGTTTTTTTAACATTAACCATCGCGTTTTCATTCTCCGAAATTAAAGCGCAAAACAAAGTCCTTATTTTAGGAATTGATGGGTGTCGTCCGGATGCTTTGTTGGCTGCCAAAACACCTCATTTAGATAATTTGTGGAAAAACGGAGCCTATTCATTTAAAGCAAAAACTGATGATTTAAGTTGGAGCGGTGTGTGTTGGACGGGGATGCTTACTGGTGTTTGGAAGGATAAACATAAAGTAATGGGCAATCAATATTTAAACCCGAACATTAAAGAATACCCCCATTTCTTTAATTTGGCCAAGCAACAACAACCGGATTTACGTACCTATTCCATAGCCAATTGGTCACCAGTTCATAAAATTCTTCAATACAATGATGCCACGGTTGTAAAACATAAGCCAACCGATGGTTTGGTAACCAAAAGCGTGGTTAAAACACTTAAAAATGAAGATGTTGACGTGATGTTTGTGCATTTGGACAATGTCGATCATGCAGGACATAAATATGGGTATGCGATTGACAATTCGAAATACATCAAGTCTATTGAAAAAACCGACAAAAAAATCGGCAGAATAGTCAAAGCTCTTCAAAAAAGAAAAAATTATGCTAACGAAAACTGGCTCATTTTAGTATCAACCGATCATGGTGGAAGTGGCACAAATCACGGAAAGGCCATTCCGGAACATACAACCATATTTTATATAGCTTCGGGAAAAGATGTTGAGAAAGGTGAAATTAAAAAACAAGTTTATGTTATTGATGTGGCGGTAACGGCACTTAAACATTTAAACATTGATTTAAAAGAAGCGTGGAATTTGGACGGCAACGTATCTGGACTAAAGTAA
- a CDS encoding TetR/AcrR family transcriptional regulator, giving the protein MNVNSNQKSNKKKIPNKEVILKTAYGLFLKKGYQSVSIKDIMEASNLSKGGIYHHFESKEGILFEVLNQYFFKALDIDKSIFDGITFKQRIKKVYRLGVSLFEMVESMGKSGVKYPINSLYLFQLECESFPQIRKQFKATSMAYRALIENLVIEGIQNKEVKKELNPEVISYQIIGMIEGIAIHQSTAKDNVGPMLLQNYESVFESYFKFICLDS; this is encoded by the coding sequence ATGAATGTGAATTCAAATCAGAAAAGTAATAAAAAGAAAATCCCAAATAAAGAAGTCATTTTAAAAACGGCCTACGGACTTTTTCTAAAAAAAGGTTATCAATCGGTTTCCATAAAGGACATCATGGAAGCTAGTAATTTATCAAAAGGCGGTATTTACCATCACTTTGAAAGTAAGGAAGGAATATTGTTTGAGGTTTTAAATCAGTACTTCTTTAAAGCCTTGGATATTGATAAATCCATATTTGATGGCATCACATTCAAACAGCGTATAAAAAAAGTGTATAGGTTGGGTGTCAGCCTTTTTGAAATGGTGGAGTCTATGGGGAAAAGTGGAGTAAAATACCCTATAAACAGCTTGTATCTTTTTCAATTGGAATGTGAAAGTTTTCCGCAAATAAGAAAGCAGTTTAAAGCAACCTCAATGGCGTATAGAGCGTTAATAGAGAATTTGGTTATTGAAGGCATTCAAAACAAAGAGGTTAAAAAAGAATTAAACCCTGAAGTAATAAGTTATCAAATTATTGGCATGATAGAGGGCATAGCAATCCACCAATCAACTGCCAAAGATAATGTTGGACCCATGTTGCTTCAAAACTACGAAAGTGTATTTGAAAGTTATTTCAAATTTATATGTCTTGATAGTTAA
- a CDS encoding endonuclease/exonuclease/phosphatase family protein, translating into MSRYILVIFTALVCLSCHSIENKKKADEDKATQPTELKVMTFNIWQEGTMVANGLDKIRDVILTTNPDIVSFTEVRNYNDEDWTAKIIQKLKDKGIDYFGKFAGGDVSLISKYPITASEVVYDGEGSVVKYTVKLETKILVVAAAHLDYTGYACYLPRGYYGGTPNWNLIKDENGNKSPVTNVDEILAYNKKSTRDEQIAAFLNAVKNETNPVILMGDFNEPSHLDWTAKAANRFDHSGVVINWPSTYALYQKGFIDAYRNFYPDELTQPGITWPSKVHGKDSTSWTPLSDERDRIDFIFYKGQGIKTTSATMVGPKASYAYNELVSTFTAEENFMANTLEWPSDHKAVMATLKFE; encoded by the coding sequence ATGAGTCGATACATATTAGTAATATTTACAGCGCTTGTTTGTTTATCTTGTCACAGCATAGAAAACAAAAAGAAAGCAGATGAAGATAAAGCAACACAGCCTACAGAGCTAAAAGTAATGACCTTTAATATTTGGCAAGAAGGCACTATGGTTGCCAATGGGCTGGATAAAATAAGGGATGTTATTTTAACTACCAATCCGGATATTGTGAGCTTTACCGAAGTTAGAAATTACAACGATGAAGATTGGACTGCAAAAATTATTCAAAAACTAAAAGACAAAGGCATTGATTATTTTGGCAAATTTGCTGGCGGTGATGTGTCGTTAATAAGTAAATATCCCATAACGGCCTCTGAAGTTGTTTACGATGGCGAAGGCTCTGTGGTAAAGTACACTGTAAAATTAGAGACCAAAATACTTGTGGTAGCAGCGGCACATTTGGATTATACGGGATACGCTTGCTATTTACCTCGCGGATACTACGGCGGTACTCCAAATTGGAATCTTATAAAAGATGAAAATGGCAATAAATCGCCAGTGACCAATGTTGACGAAATTTTGGCATATAACAAAAAATCGACACGGGACGAACAAATCGCTGCGTTTTTAAACGCCGTAAAAAACGAGACCAACCCCGTAATTTTAATGGGTGATTTTAATGAGCCATCACACTTGGATTGGACCGCAAAAGCAGCAAATCGCTTTGACCACAGCGGTGTGGTTATTAACTGGCCAAGTACTTATGCGCTCTATCAAAAAGGATTTATTGATGCCTATAGAAATTTCTACCCCGATGAACTTACACAGCCGGGAATCACGTGGCCATCAAAAGTACACGGCAAGGATTCAACAAGTTGGACGCCACTTTCGGATGAACGGGACCGAATTGATTTTATCTTCTACAAAGGTCAAGGTATAAAAACCACATCGGCCACTATGGTTGGCCCAAAAGCATCCTATGCCTATAATGAATTGGTGTCTACTTTCACCGCCGAAGAAAATTTTATGGCAAATACTTTGGAATGGCCCTCAGACCATAAAGCAGTCATGGCAACATTAAAGTTTGAATAA
- a CDS encoding glycoside hydrolase family 95 protein, which translates to MKIFITKLAISNYLILMTVCAFSQENTSLELWYNEPASNWMTEALPIGNGYVGAMFFGGIQEEHIQFSEGTLWSGGPDSNPEYNFGIRKNAHSFLPKVRKLLEEGKLHEADKMTKSEFTGIIQTGKQYNADFGDYGAQQTMGDIYVKVGHSGEVSNYKRSLDISRALGKVEYNIGNKNYRRTYFGNYPSNVMVYRFESSVKTDYEIRFKSPHVLIAQNFKDGVYTFEGKVADNGMPFETKLSLKLSDGTITYKDGILLIKAAKNVVILNTSSTAYTLTYPSYKGNDYKADNEKKLQELARKSFDDLKREHVQDYSNLFHRVSLNLGKSAQPAVPTNKRLQAYFNGLEDASLESLYFQYARYLMISASRPNSMSMHLQGKWNNSTNPPWAADYHSNINLEMIYWPAELTNLSECHVPFLDFIESLVEPGKLTAKEFFNTRGWMTNTMTNAYGYTSPGWGIPWGFFPGGAAWFSQHLWDHFDFTQDEEFLRTRAYPVMKEAAWFWIDYLTKDENGKLVSKPSYSPEHGGISKGASMDHQIAWDILNNCIKAAEVLGINDDFTKKAIQTKAAILPPQIGSWGQLQEWAEDVDDPNNKHRHISHLFALHPGNQISTTHTPKLAEAARITLNARGDSGTGWSRAWKLNFWARLNDGNRAHKMLRNLLKPVSSTKVEMSTAGGTYANLLCAHPPFQLDGNMGGAAGMVEMLLQSQSGIIELLPALPDAWQQGEIKGLKARGGFEVDIQWKDGHVINSKIKGKPNQSSKLKVNNSVITFQLNADGIYEFSNKN; encoded by the coding sequence ATGAAAATATTTATAACAAAACTAGCCATAAGTAACTATCTTATTTTAATGACGGTGTGTGCCTTTTCTCAAGAAAACACATCACTAGAGCTTTGGTATAACGAACCAGCGAGCAATTGGATGACCGAAGCATTACCCATCGGGAATGGTTATGTGGGTGCCATGTTTTTTGGAGGAATACAAGAAGAGCATATTCAATTTTCTGAAGGTACCCTTTGGTCTGGTGGACCCGATTCTAATCCGGAGTACAATTTTGGTATCAGAAAAAACGCCCATAGTTTTTTGCCAAAGGTTAGAAAACTTTTAGAAGAAGGAAAGCTCCATGAGGCTGATAAAATGACAAAGTCTGAATTTACAGGAATCATACAAACAGGAAAACAATACAATGCTGATTTTGGCGATTACGGTGCTCAACAAACCATGGGCGATATCTATGTAAAAGTTGGGCATTCGGGAGAAGTTTCAAACTATAAGCGAAGCCTTGATATTAGTAGAGCGTTGGGGAAAGTTGAATATAATATTGGTAATAAAAATTACAGACGCACTTATTTTGGTAATTATCCGAGCAATGTTATGGTTTATCGTTTTGAAAGTTCTGTTAAAACCGATTATGAAATTCGGTTTAAAAGTCCGCATGTGTTGATAGCTCAAAATTTTAAAGATGGCGTTTATACTTTTGAAGGGAAAGTTGCCGATAACGGAATGCCATTCGAAACTAAATTGTCGTTAAAATTATCTGACGGAACCATAACGTATAAAGATGGTATCCTGTTGATAAAGGCAGCTAAAAATGTTGTGATATTAAATACATCATCAACGGCCTATACCTTAACCTATCCCAGCTATAAAGGGAACGATTATAAAGCTGATAATGAAAAAAAATTACAAGAATTAGCAAGAAAATCTTTTGATGATTTAAAAAGGGAACATGTTCAAGATTATTCAAATTTATTTCATCGTGTAAGTTTAAATTTAGGTAAAAGCGCACAACCTGCTGTTCCCACAAACAAAAGATTACAAGCTTATTTTAACGGGTTGGAAGATGCTAGTTTGGAAAGTCTGTACTTTCAATACGCACGTTATTTAATGATTTCGGCAAGTCGTCCAAACAGTATGTCCATGCACTTGCAAGGTAAATGGAATAACTCAACCAATCCACCATGGGCTGCAGATTACCACAGCAATATCAATTTAGAAATGATTTATTGGCCGGCAGAATTAACCAATTTATCAGAATGCCACGTGCCATTTTTAGATTTTATAGAAAGTCTGGTGGAACCTGGGAAACTTACAGCTAAAGAATTTTTTAACACCCGAGGATGGATGACAAATACCATGACCAATGCCTATGGTTACACATCGCCAGGGTGGGGGATTCCTTGGGGATTCTTTCCCGGTGGGGCTGCATGGTTTTCCCAACATCTTTGGGATCATTTTGATTTTACACAAGACGAAGAATTTTTAAGAACACGGGCGTATCCCGTAATGAAAGAGGCCGCATGGTTTTGGATCGATTACCTTACAAAGGACGAAAACGGTAAATTGGTTTCTAAGCCATCGTATTCGCCCGAACATGGTGGAATTTCAAAAGGGGCCTCAATGGATCATCAAATCGCTTGGGATATACTCAACAACTGCATAAAGGCCGCTGAGGTTTTAGGTATAAATGATGATTTCACAAAAAAGGCCATACAAACCAAAGCTGCTATTTTACCACCTCAAATAGGGTCGTGGGGACAGCTACAGGAATGGGCCGAAGATGTGGATGACCCCAACAATAAACACCGCCATATTTCACATTTATTTGCGTTGCATCCCGGAAATCAAATATCCACCACGCATACACCCAAGTTGGCCGAAGCTGCCAGAATAACATTAAATGCTCGTGGTGATAGTGGTACAGGTTGGTCGCGCGCTTGGAAATTAAACTTTTGGGCACGTTTAAACGATGGCAATCGGGCGCATAAAATGTTGAGAAATTTATTAAAACCGGTTTCCAGCACCAAGGTTGAGATGTCTACAGCCGGTGGAACCTATGCCAATTTACTATGTGCACATCCGCCATTTCAACTGGATGGTAATATGGGCGGTGCTGCAGGCATGGTAGAAATGCTGCTACAGTCGCAATCGGGAATTATCGAATTGCTGCCCGCATTACCCGATGCATGGCAACAAGGAGAGATAAAAGGGTTAAAGGCTCGCGGCGGTTTTGAGGTTGATATCCAGTGGAAAGATGGGCATGTTATTAATTCTAAAATTAAGGGCAAACCCAATCAATCGTCTAAACTTAAAGTAAATAACAGCGTCATTACATTTCAATTAAATGCCGATGGTATTTACGAGTTTTCAAATAAAAATTAG
- a CDS encoding xylulokinase: MYYLGLNITNSTIKVALANVHSGIKVNTFEAPSKGIKSFENEKDGFDDEGFWLVVCSAIKNLIKDSKIDTDKISGIGISYDSEVLALFNLSHQKTKQLVAFKSLSLSDIKWLSENDQNKYHQIDKIILLGDFIAYKFTHTISTTKDGLVTLGLWHCDKDTWDKSALHRYQIKKSMIPTVVENFKNHGLVTPSASQDTGIPVGTPILFRAAHQASTALAINVLNHGEIAISTQSPTRIYALTNASNPNQNLKIDHELPIGKSMIFKGGYLKYEWLKKQFKENSYEIMNRKASEISIGAEGVTVFPFGNGKEQMLKNINIGTVIKGVNLKNHSKAHLFRATLEGIAFAMVYGIENLKTNKTEFHTINAVNDMLFQSEVFVNTLTSLVELKITTYNTDMAVNAARACSLNLGDFKKYQDIIYENDHAQTFELLKNREPYVEAYQHWKNELKIILKNHL; this comes from the coding sequence ATGTATTACTTAGGCCTGAACATAACAAATTCAACCATAAAAGTTGCTTTGGCCAATGTGCATTCGGGTATAAAAGTAAATACGTTTGAAGCTCCTTCAAAGGGTATAAAATCATTTGAAAATGAAAAGGATGGTTTTGATGATGAAGGGTTTTGGCTCGTGGTTTGTTCGGCAATTAAAAATCTGATAAAGGATTCAAAAATTGATACGGATAAGATTTCTGGAATTGGAATTTCCTATGATTCAGAGGTGTTAGCTCTTTTTAATTTATCGCATCAAAAAACAAAACAATTGGTAGCTTTTAAAAGCTTATCGCTTTCGGATATCAAGTGGTTGTCGGAGAACGATCAAAATAAGTACCATCAAATTGATAAAATTATTTTGCTCGGAGATTTTATTGCCTATAAATTTACCCATACTATTTCTACCACTAAAGATGGGTTGGTCACATTGGGCTTATGGCATTGTGACAAGGACACGTGGGATAAAAGTGCATTGCACCGCTATCAGATTAAAAAAAGCATGATACCCACGGTTGTCGAAAATTTTAAAAATCACGGACTGGTTACACCGTCTGCGTCTCAAGACACCGGCATACCCGTTGGTACACCCATACTGTTCAGGGCAGCGCATCAAGCAAGTACAGCACTTGCCATAAATGTTTTAAATCACGGCGAAATTGCCATATCAACGCAATCGCCAACACGAATTTATGCTTTAACCAACGCATCTAACCCTAATCAAAATTTAAAAATTGACCATGAATTACCAATCGGGAAATCGATGATTTTCAAGGGCGGATATTTGAAGTACGAATGGTTGAAAAAACAGTTTAAGGAAAACTCTTATGAAATCATGAATCGTAAAGCTTCTGAAATTTCAATTGGAGCAGAAGGCGTTACCGTTTTTCCTTTTGGAAATGGAAAAGAACAGATGCTAAAAAATATTAATATTGGAACTGTTATTAAAGGTGTAAATTTAAAAAATCATTCAAAAGCACATTTGTTTCGAGCAACTTTAGAAGGTATCGCATTTGCCATGGTTTATGGTATTGAAAATTTAAAAACCAACAAAACTGAATTCCACACCATTAATGCGGTAAACGATATGTTATTTCAATCGGAAGTATTTGTAAATACCTTAACTTCGTTAGTCGAATTGAAAATTACGACTTACAATACCGATATGGCAGTAAATGCTGCCCGAGCCTGTAGCTTGAACCTTGGTGATTTTAAAAAATACCAAGACATCATTTATGAAAACGATCATGCCCAAACCTTTGAGTTATTAAAAAACAGAGAACCCTATGTGGAAGCCTACCAACATTGGAAAAATGAATTGAAAATTATTTTAAAAAATCATTTATGA
- a CDS encoding beta-mannosidase yields the protein MKRITKKTINILITFFISIVMTNININALNKVEINSDWQFRQSNIGEWLSATVPGTVHTDLLHNQIIEDPYYRTNEKDLQWIDKVDWEYKTTFNLDEALFNKQNIEIIFNGLDTYADVYLNNSKILSADNMFRTWKVDAKQFLKSGKNELHIVFHSPITKGLELYEKFGLPLPANNDQSENGGLGKNRVSVHTRKAGYHYGWDWGPRFVTSGIWRPIEINAWDTAQIEDSYVVTQSIKDNTAQIAATATINLSTEGNYKLITKLNGKKVAENDTVLQEGEQEIKSNFNIKNPKLWWPVGLGEAHLYTVTQELYLNNTLIDTKETKTGVRTAKLIQKEDADKNGRSFYFEVNGIPVFGKGANYIPNDLFLPRVTLEDYKTVINSAVESNMNMLRVWGGGIYENDEFYELCDEKGIMVWQDFMFACSMYPDTPELQESIKQEAIDNVQRLRNHPSIVLWCGNNEIEVAWSEYDHTRGWGGWRKSYPRAQQNKIWAAYETIFHDILPKVVSAETDAIDYWKSSPSAGPEQVATDETRSGDNHYWGVWHKQHPFSEFNKYIPRFMSEYGFQSFPEFSTVKKYTVPSDWDIESEVMAAHQRSGIGNLRIKQYMESHYKDPKDFESFLYVSQLLQAKGIKEAIEAHRRNMPFCMGSLYWQMNDCWPVASWSSMDYYNNWKAQQYMAKKAFEPIHVSPKVTDTKVEFYVVSDKLKTQKAVLKITAMDFNGKIISSTKNNINIQPNTSTLHHTAEIAILIKGHQKEEVVLLSELIIKNKIVSENITYFFEPKDLKLVKPEIIKTFSISKDGKTQLTLRSKTLVKDVFITLNGTSLKLSDNYFDLLPNMDKTISFETLGIDKSKVEITSLFDTY from the coding sequence ATGAAAAGAATAACTAAGAAAACCATTAACATTTTAATTACATTTTTTATATCCATCGTAATGACTAATATTAATATCAATGCACTAAATAAGGTTGAAATAAATTCTGATTGGCAGTTTCGTCAGTCCAATATTGGCGAGTGGCTTTCGGCTACGGTTCCGGGAACGGTCCACACCGATTTGTTACATAATCAAATTATTGAAGATCCGTATTACCGCACCAACGAAAAGGATTTGCAATGGATAGATAAAGTAGATTGGGAGTATAAAACAACCTTTAATCTTGACGAAGCGCTATTTAATAAACAAAATATTGAAATCATTTTTAATGGTTTGGATACCTATGCCGATGTGTATTTGAATAATTCAAAAATACTATCGGCAGATAATATGTTTAGAACCTGGAAAGTTGATGCCAAACAATTTCTTAAAAGCGGTAAAAACGAATTGCATATTGTTTTTCATTCTCCAATTACAAAAGGATTGGAGCTTTACGAAAAATTCGGATTGCCATTACCCGCCAATAACGATCAATCTGAAAACGGTGGATTAGGTAAAAACAGAGTAAGTGTGCACACCAGAAAAGCGGGCTATCATTACGGTTGGGACTGGGGACCACGATTTGTTACTTCCGGGATATGGCGTCCCATTGAAATCAACGCTTGGGACACCGCTCAAATAGAGGATAGTTATGTGGTAACACAAAGCATCAAAGACAATACGGCTCAAATAGCAGCTACGGCAACCATCAATTTATCAACCGAGGGTAATTATAAACTTATCACAAAATTAAATGGTAAAAAAGTAGCCGAAAACGATACTGTGCTTCAAGAGGGCGAACAAGAAATAAAATCTAATTTCAACATTAAAAATCCAAAATTGTGGTGGCCAGTAGGTTTGGGCGAAGCTCATTTATATACCGTAACACAAGAGCTTTATTTAAATAATACTTTAATTGATACAAAAGAAACCAAAACCGGAGTTAGAACCGCAAAACTAATTCAAAAAGAAGATGCCGATAAAAATGGAAGAAGTTTCTATTTTGAGGTGAACGGCATTCCAGTTTTTGGTAAAGGCGCCAATTATATTCCTAACGATCTTTTTCTTCCAAGAGTTACTTTAGAAGATTATAAAACGGTGATAAATTCAGCCGTTGAATCCAATATGAATATGCTTCGTGTTTGGGGTGGCGGTATTTATGAAAACGATGAGTTTTATGAGCTTTGTGATGAAAAAGGTATTATGGTTTGGCAAGATTTTATGTTTGCATGCAGCATGTATCCGGATACCCCAGAACTGCAAGAAAGCATAAAACAAGAAGCCATTGATAATGTGCAGCGATTGCGAAATCATCCGTCCATTGTGTTATGGTGTGGCAATAATGAAATTGAAGTTGCCTGGTCTGAATACGACCATACGCGAGGTTGGGGCGGTTGGAGAAAATCGTATCCAAGAGCACAACAAAACAAAATTTGGGCGGCTTACGAAACCATATTTCATGATATTCTTCCAAAAGTCGTTTCTGCTGAAACCGATGCGATAGATTACTGGAAGTCTTCGCCTTCGGCAGGACCCGAACAGGTAGCTACAGATGAAACGAGATCTGGCGATAACCATTACTGGGGAGTTTGGCATAAACAGCATCCATTTTCTGAGTTCAATAAATATATTCCAAGATTTATGAGCGAGTACGGTTTTCAGTCATTTCCAGAATTTTCAACGGTCAAAAAATACACCGTTCCATCGGATTGGGACATCGAATCTGAAGTTATGGCCGCCCATCAACGCAGTGGTATTGGGAATTTACGTATAAAGCAATATATGGAGTCACACTACAAAGACCCTAAAGATTTTGAATCGTTTTTATATGTGAGCCAACTATTGCAAGCTAAAGGAATTAAAGAAGCAATTGAAGCACATCGAAGAAATATGCCCTTTTGCATGGGGTCTCTTTATTGGCAGATGAACGATTGCTGGCCTGTGGCCAGTTGGTCGAGTATGGACTACTATAATAACTGGAAAGCGCAACAATACATGGCCAAAAAAGCGTTTGAGCCTATTCACGTTTCTCCAAAAGTAACCGATACTAAAGTTGAGTTTTATGTGGTTTCCGATAAATTAAAAACCCAAAAAGCGGTATTGAAAATAACGGCTATGGATTTTAATGGAAAAATAATAAGTTCAACCAAAAATAATATTAACATTCAGCCCAACACCAGTACTCTGCATCACACTGCTGAAATAGCTATTCTGATAAAAGGGCATCAGAAGGAAGAGGTTGTATTGCTTTCTGAGCTTATTATTAAAAATAAAATAGTTTCAGAGAACATTACTTATTTTTTTGAACCAAAAGATTTAAAACTGGTGAAACCAGAAATAATTAAAACATTCAGTATTTCCAAAGATGGAAAAACACAACTTACTTTGAGGTCAAAAACTTTGGTTAAAGATGTATTTATTACGCTTAACGGAACGTCTTTAAAATTATCGGATAATTATTTCGATTTATTACCAAATATGGATAAAACAATAAGTTTTGAAACCCTAGGTATTGATAAATCTAAAGTTGAAATAACGTCTTTATTCGATACATATTAA
- a CDS encoding right-handed parallel beta-helix repeat-containing protein, with amino-acid sequence MIKDTNGFGKNNIKSWIFCICLLLGFVSAGAKTTNRLKLSSTLNFNKTIIKAEKFGVIPNTLKDMAPKLNNLINEASKYTNVTIEFQKGRYDIWPEHSPKRDYFISNTSSEIECPSKTKTIALLLEEFNDITIEGNGALFVLHGKTTNFAFVNCNGVKMQNISFDYKRPTMSELKLEKISNHSITASVNPSSTFDISNGQIDFYGKNWHLNKHHTIAIDPKLSTAYYSDFSPLLNSQAKRIAPFKVVFKGDFTESNYKKGQVLTVRDPIRDQVGGFIGYSKNIELKNVNMHYMHGMGIVSQFSENITYDGVKVKPRKETGRKIAAFADSFHFSGCKGQITIKNCTTSGAHDDAVNIHGTHLKVIEKIANNKINLKFMHHQTYGFDAFFKGDTLNFVKPKSLQNYGVGIVKKVSKISDRELQITLDNNLPVGFKIGDVVENITWTPSVLIKNNYFSGTNTRGVLLTTRRKSIIENNVFYRTGMHAILIANDASSWYESGAVRDVTIKGNQFIECGYNLSPNSYVINIWPENHKEIPNYFVHENIVVENNLFKIFDTPILRAKSAKGLIFKNNKIVSSNILRHLKGNKPSFYFQQCKDVFVELNKTNHGVFDFIEIKNMTNNNITVKNKK; translated from the coding sequence ATGATTAAGGATACAAATGGCTTTGGGAAAAATAATATAAAATCTTGGATATTCTGTATATGCTTGCTTTTAGGTTTTGTTTCGGCAGGCGCAAAAACCACAAACCGTTTAAAATTATCATCAACGTTAAACTTTAATAAAACAATTATTAAGGCCGAAAAGTTTGGTGTTATTCCCAATACTTTAAAGGACATGGCGCCAAAGCTTAATAATTTGATAAATGAGGCGTCTAAATATACAAATGTAACTATTGAGTTTCAAAAGGGTAGATACGATATTTGGCCAGAGCATTCACCAAAACGCGATTATTTTATTTCAAACACATCCAGTGAAATCGAATGCCCTTCAAAAACAAAAACTATAGCCTTGTTACTTGAAGAATTTAACGACATTACTATTGAAGGAAACGGTGCTCTGTTCGTATTGCACGGTAAAACAACCAATTTTGCTTTTGTTAATTGTAACGGCGTAAAAATGCAGAATATCAGTTTTGATTATAAGCGGCCCACAATGTCTGAGCTTAAACTTGAAAAAATCTCAAACCATAGCATTACTGCAAGTGTTAATCCGAGTTCAACGTTTGATATCTCCAATGGTCAAATCGATTTTTATGGTAAAAACTGGCATCTTAATAAGCACCACACCATCGCTATAGACCCTAAATTATCTACGGCTTATTATAGTGATTTTAGTCCGTTGTTAAACAGTCAAGCAAAAAGGATTGCTCCTTTTAAGGTTGTTTTTAAAGGCGATTTCACAGAATCCAATTATAAAAAAGGACAAGTGTTAACGGTTAGAGACCCTATTAGAGATCAAGTTGGTGGCTTTATTGGGTATAGCAAGAATATCGAATTAAAAAATGTTAATATGCATTATATGCATGGCATGGGTATTGTAAGCCAGTTTTCGGAAAATATTACTTACGACGGGGTTAAAGTTAAGCCTCGGAAAGAAACGGGCAGAAAGATTGCAGCGTTTGCTGATAGTTTTCATTTTTCAGGCTGTAAAGGGCAGATAACTATTAAAAATTGTACCACTTCTGGAGCTCATGATGATGCTGTAAATATTCATGGAACACACTTAAAAGTGATTGAGAAAATAGCTAACAATAAAATCAATCTAAAGTTTATGCATCATCAAACTTATGGCTTTGATGCTTTTTTTAAGGGTGATACTTTAAATTTTGTAAAGCCTAAAAGTTTGCAAAATTACGGTGTTGGTATTGTAAAAAAGGTCTCAAAAATAAGTGATAGAGAGCTGCAAATAACCTTGGATAATAATTTGCCCGTAGGTTTTAAAATAGGTGATGTGGTTGAAAATATAACATGGACACCTTCGGTATTAATTAAAAATAATTATTTTTCGGGTACAAACACGCGAGGTGTATTATTAACAACACGAAGAAAAAGCATTATAGAGAATAATGTTTTTTACAGAACCGGAATGCATGCCATTTTAATAGCGAATGATGCTTCAAGTTGGTATGAATCGGGTGCTGTAAGAGATGTTACCATAAAAGGAAATCAATTTATTGAATGTGGCTACAATCTCTCTCCAAATAGTTATGTGATTAATATTTGGCCAGAAAATCATAAAGAAATACCCAACTATTTTGTTCATGAAAATATTGTAGTTGAGAACAATTTGTTTAAGATATTTGACACCCCTATCTTAAGGGCGAAAAGCGCAAAAGGATTAATATTTAAAAATAACAAAATTGTGTCCTCAAACATTTTACGTCATCTAAAAGGCAACAAACCTTCATTTTATTTTCAACAGTGTAAAGATGTATTTGTAGAATTGAATAAAACAAACCATGGTGTATTTGATTTCATAGAAATAAAAAATATGACGAATAACAACATCACGGTAAAAAACAAGAAGTAG